From the genome of Streptomyces sp. NBC_01317, one region includes:
- a CDS encoding formimidoylglutamate deiminase, with amino-acid sequence MTQGPQQSHGSQDRRAPQEGQAPQVRQAPQDGQAPQESPEPPDHRQGLRATYWLEHAWLDHHVEPGVAVEVADGRITAVRTETDAPPPGAVALRGLTLPGLANTHSHAFHRALRGTTQVGSGTFWTWRELMYRTAARLTPDSYHALARAVYAEMALAGITCVGEFHYLHHGANGTPYDDPNAMGEALIAAAADAGIRITLLDTAYLSSGVSKRRGGAAPDRHQVRFSDGTADAWAERASALKDSRHARIGAAIHSVRAVPAEQLPTVAAWARARRAPLHVHLSEQAAENEACLAVHGRTPVQLLNDHGVLGARTTGIHNTHVTNEDIALLGATHTGTCMCPTTERDLADGIGPAAQLQRAGSPLSLGSDSHAVIDLFEEARAMELNERLRTRTRGHWTAGALLHAASADGHAALGWPEAGRIEQGALADLVTIALDSVRTAGPLPRLGAETAVFAASAADVRHTVVSGRHVVRDGVHAQVPDTARALADAIGALSRRA; translated from the coding sequence ATGACTCAGGGACCGCAGCAGTCGCACGGGTCGCAGGACCGCCGAGCACCGCAGGAGGGGCAAGCACCGCAGGTCCGCCAAGCGCCGCAGGACGGGCAAGCACCGCAGGAGTCGCCCGAGCCACCGGACCACCGGCAGGGCCTCCGCGCCACCTACTGGCTGGAGCACGCCTGGCTCGACCACCACGTCGAGCCAGGCGTGGCCGTCGAGGTCGCCGACGGCAGGATCACCGCCGTCCGCACCGAGACCGACGCCCCGCCCCCGGGCGCCGTGGCCCTGCGCGGACTGACCCTCCCCGGGCTCGCCAACACCCACTCGCACGCCTTCCACCGCGCCCTGCGCGGCACCACCCAGGTCGGCTCCGGCACCTTCTGGACCTGGCGCGAGCTGATGTACCGCACCGCCGCCCGGCTCACCCCCGACTCGTACCACGCCCTCGCCCGGGCCGTGTACGCCGAGATGGCGCTGGCCGGCATCACCTGCGTGGGTGAGTTCCACTACCTCCACCACGGGGCCAACGGGACCCCCTACGACGACCCGAACGCGATGGGCGAGGCCCTCATCGCGGCCGCCGCCGACGCCGGCATCAGGATCACCCTGCTCGACACCGCCTATCTCTCGTCCGGCGTCTCCAAGCGGCGCGGCGGGGCAGCCCCCGACCGCCACCAGGTCCGCTTCTCCGACGGCACCGCCGACGCCTGGGCCGAGAGGGCCTCCGCCCTCAAGGACAGCCGCCACGCCCGGATCGGCGCGGCGATCCATTCCGTACGGGCCGTGCCGGCCGAACAGCTCCCGACCGTCGCCGCGTGGGCCCGGGCCCGGCGCGCCCCCCTCCACGTCCACCTCTCCGAGCAGGCCGCCGAGAACGAGGCCTGCCTCGCCGTCCACGGCCGCACCCCCGTGCAGCTCCTCAACGACCACGGCGTCCTCGGCGCCCGCACCACGGGCATCCACAACACCCACGTCACCAACGAGGACATCGCGCTGCTGGGCGCCACCCACACCGGCACCTGCATGTGCCCCACCACCGAGCGCGACCTCGCCGACGGCATCGGACCCGCCGCCCAGCTCCAGCGCGCCGGCTCGCCGCTCTCGCTCGGCAGCGACAGCCACGCCGTCATCGACCTCTTCGAAGAGGCCCGCGCGATGGAACTCAACGAACGCCTGCGCACCCGCACCCGCGGCCACTGGACGGCCGGCGCCCTGCTCCACGCCGCCTCCGCCGACGGCCACGCGGCCCTCGGCTGGCCCGAGGCGGGCCGTATCGAACAAGGGGCACTCGCCGACCTCGTCACGATCGCCCTGGACTCGGTCAGGACAGCGGGACCCCTGCCCCGGCTCGGAGCGGAGACCGCCGTATTCGCCGCCTCCGCCGCTGATGTACGCCACACGGTCGTGAGCGGTCGTCATGTCGTCCGGGACGGGGTCCACGCACAGGTCCCCGACACCGCGCGGGCCCTCGCGGACGCGATCGGAGCCCTGTCCCGCCGCGCCTGA
- the hutI gene encoding imidazolonepropionase, whose translation MPTSTPNTATTAATTALTNIAGLVTNDPSLGDGSPIGLIQDAAVVIDGDRVVWVGESSKAPPTDNALDLGGRAVVPGFVDSHSHLVFAGDRTAEFNARMSGRAYTAGGIRTTVAATRAASDADLDATVARYVAEALRQGTTTLETKSGYGLTVEDEARSLRIASEHTDEVTYLGAHIVPPDHAGDPAAYVALVTGDMLDACAPYARWIDVFCETGAFDGDQARAILLAGRAKGLHPRIHANQLSYGPGVRLAVELDAASADHCTHLTDADVDALAHSDTVATLLPGAEFSTRAAWPDARRLLDAGATVALSTDCNPGSSFTSSMPFCIALAVRDMHMTPDEAVWSATAGGARALRRTDIGRLTPGARADLTVLDAPSHVHLAYRPGVPLVSSVWRNGVRL comes from the coding sequence ATGCCCACGAGCACGCCGAACACCGCCACTACGGCGGCGACCACCGCCCTCACCAACATCGCCGGTCTGGTCACCAACGACCCCTCCCTCGGTGACGGATCCCCCATCGGTCTGATCCAGGACGCGGCCGTCGTCATCGACGGCGACCGCGTCGTCTGGGTCGGTGAATCAAGCAAAGCACCCCCCACTGACAACGCCCTCGACCTCGGCGGCCGGGCCGTCGTCCCCGGCTTCGTCGACTCCCACTCCCACCTCGTCTTCGCCGGCGACCGCACGGCCGAGTTCAACGCCAGGATGTCCGGCCGCGCCTACACCGCCGGCGGCATCCGTACCACCGTCGCCGCGACCCGCGCCGCCTCCGACGCCGACCTGGACGCCACCGTCGCCCGCTATGTCGCCGAGGCCCTGCGCCAGGGCACCACCACCCTGGAGACCAAGTCCGGCTACGGCCTGACCGTCGAGGACGAGGCACGCTCCCTGCGCATCGCGAGCGAGCACACCGACGAGGTCACCTACCTCGGCGCCCACATCGTCCCGCCCGACCACGCCGGCGACCCCGCCGCGTACGTCGCGCTCGTCACCGGCGACATGCTCGACGCGTGCGCCCCGTACGCCCGCTGGATCGACGTCTTCTGCGAGACCGGCGCCTTCGACGGCGACCAGGCCCGCGCGATCCTCCTCGCGGGCCGCGCCAAGGGACTGCACCCCCGGATCCACGCCAACCAGCTGTCGTACGGCCCCGGGGTGCGGCTCGCCGTCGAACTCGACGCCGCCTCCGCCGACCACTGCACCCACCTCACCGACGCGGACGTGGACGCGCTCGCGCACAGCGACACGGTCGCCACGCTGCTCCCCGGCGCCGAGTTCTCCACCCGCGCCGCGTGGCCGGACGCCCGCAGGCTCCTCGACGCGGGCGCGACGGTCGCCCTCTCCACCGACTGCAACCCCGGCTCGTCCTTCACCTCCTCGATGCCGTTCTGCATCGCCCTCGCCGTACGGGACATGCACATGACCCCGGACGAGGCGGTCTGGTCGGCCACGGCGGGCGGCGCGCGGGCCCTGCGCCGTACGGACATCGGCCGCCTCACCCCGGGCGCCCGCGCGGACCTCACCGTCCTGGACGCCCCGAGCCACGTCCACCTCGCCTACCGTCCCGGCGTCCCGCTGGTGTCGTCGGTCTGGCGGAACGGGGTACGCCTCTGA
- a CDS encoding GNAT family N-acetyltransferase — MGDVDAVRAVDRGVELGDVRSAARIRVVAPAELSEAEAEAWRGLRAKSGAPANPFMEPEFTRAVGRVRPRSRIALVRDTDGDSDGDGPVGFFPYEKGPLGQGRAIGQGVSDCQGAVLRPGLRLTAGELLRACSLSAWEFDNLEAGQDLFVPAAAEEFGSPVIDIGQGYEAYETVLRAQSPKFLRTTMAKERRLGRQEGGTRFVFDERDPGALRTLMEWKSAQYRRTGRRDRFAQEWITELVRQLAVTRAPGCSGVLSVLYAADRPVAAHFGLRSRTVLSCWFPAYDPEFAKFSPGLILHLRMAEAAAADGIGLLDLGRGAAEYKDALKTGALRVYEGSSVRPGPRAAISWLGREPARRAHSFVRNRPRLAGYAQRTLNQVGRLRDR; from the coding sequence ATGGGGGACGTGGACGCGGTGAGGGCAGTGGACCGGGGGGTTGAGTTGGGCGACGTACGCAGTGCCGCGCGCATCCGGGTGGTGGCGCCCGCGGAGTTGAGTGAGGCGGAGGCGGAGGCCTGGCGCGGACTGCGCGCCAAGTCCGGCGCCCCCGCCAACCCGTTCATGGAACCGGAGTTCACCCGGGCGGTCGGCCGGGTACGCCCCCGGTCCAGGATCGCCCTCGTACGGGACACGGACGGGGACAGCGATGGGGACGGGCCCGTGGGCTTCTTCCCCTACGAGAAAGGCCCGTTGGGGCAGGGCAGAGCCATCGGGCAAGGCGTCTCGGACTGTCAGGGAGCGGTCCTCCGCCCCGGACTGCGGCTCACAGCAGGTGAGTTGCTGCGCGCCTGCTCCCTCTCCGCCTGGGAGTTCGACAACCTCGAAGCGGGACAGGATCTCTTCGTCCCGGCCGCCGCCGAGGAGTTCGGATCACCGGTCATCGACATCGGACAGGGGTACGAGGCGTACGAGACGGTCCTGCGCGCCCAGTCGCCCAAGTTCCTCAGGACGACCATGGCGAAGGAGCGCAGACTCGGCCGCCAGGAGGGCGGGACACGCTTCGTCTTCGACGAACGCGACCCCGGCGCACTGCGCACGCTCATGGAGTGGAAGTCCGCGCAGTACCGCAGGACGGGCCGCCGCGACCGCTTCGCCCAGGAGTGGATCACCGAGCTGGTACGGCAGTTGGCGGTCACGCGCGCGCCCGGCTGCTCCGGTGTGCTCTCCGTCCTGTACGCGGCGGACCGGCCCGTCGCCGCGCACTTCGGGCTCCGCTCGCGCACGGTCCTGTCGTGCTGGTTCCCCGCGTACGACCCCGAGTTCGCCAAGTTCTCGCCCGGCCTGATCCTCCATCTGCGGATGGCGGAGGCCGCCGCCGCCGACGGGATCGGCCTGCTCGACCTGGGGCGCGGCGCGGCGGAGTACAAGGACGCGCTCAAGACCGGCGCGCTGCGCGTGTACGAGGGCTCGTCCGTACGGCCGGGACCCCGGGCGGCGATCTCCTGGCTGGGCCGCGAACCGGCCCGCCGCGCGCACAGTTTCGTACGGAACCGGCCCAGGCTGGCCGGTTACGCGCAGCGGACCCTGAACCAGGTGGGCCGCCTGCGTGACCGGTGA
- a CDS encoding glycosyltransferase, which translates to MTEGAAVGAELPDLPPLAVAEIDLDGPDGEVLSLRPAPGGPPLGEGGVYALVRLRGRPAATVLAHVRAGEDAAEVLAAAFRAEWAVRKRHNAQGRSVEHRARAEPVPPPCAERPTPPLPRATVVVATRERAARLARALDSLLAQDHPDFQVLVVDNAPVTTATRDLVQGRYAGRVDYVLEPVPGLATAHNRGIAAARGEVLAFTDDDVIADPHWLTALTEPFAADPRLGCTTGLILPARLTTPAQILLESHGGFAKGFTPRLYDPAAPPSDEPLFPFTAGSFGSGANMAFRAQVLASVGGFDPATGTGTPARGGDDLYAFVRVLSAGHRLRYTPGALVWHHHRETWQDLRNQAYGYGVGLTAYLTALLVRRPALLPSLVRKLPRGLAHARAITAYRAGPDGGVTPGAPPNGTGSAPGAHGAQAHPWPRSLSRLERRGMLHGPLGYLKARLRQRGSRP; encoded by the coding sequence ATGACCGAGGGGGCGGCGGTGGGCGCCGAACTGCCCGACCTGCCGCCGCTCGCGGTCGCCGAGATCGATCTCGACGGCCCCGACGGGGAGGTGTTGTCGCTGAGGCCGGCGCCCGGCGGCCCGCCGCTGGGCGAGGGCGGGGTGTACGCGCTCGTACGACTCCGGGGCCGCCCGGCCGCGACCGTCCTCGCCCACGTGCGCGCCGGTGAGGACGCGGCGGAGGTGCTCGCGGCGGCGTTCCGCGCCGAGTGGGCCGTACGGAAGCGGCACAACGCGCAGGGCCGGTCCGTCGAACACCGGGCGCGCGCCGAGCCCGTACCCCCGCCGTGTGCCGAGCGCCCCACCCCGCCGCTTCCCCGCGCCACCGTCGTCGTCGCCACGCGCGAGCGCGCCGCGCGGCTCGCCCGCGCGCTGGACTCCCTCCTCGCCCAGGACCACCCGGACTTCCAGGTCCTCGTCGTCGACAACGCGCCCGTCACCACCGCCACCCGCGACCTCGTCCAGGGACGTTACGCGGGCCGCGTCGACTACGTCCTGGAGCCGGTCCCGGGCCTGGCCACCGCCCACAACCGGGGCATCGCCGCCGCGCGGGGGGAGGTGCTCGCCTTCACCGACGACGACGTCATCGCCGATCCGCACTGGCTCACCGCCCTCACCGAGCCCTTCGCCGCCGACCCCCGCCTCGGCTGCACCACCGGCCTGATCCTCCCGGCCCGGCTCACCACCCCCGCCCAGATCCTGCTGGAGAGCCACGGCGGCTTCGCCAAGGGCTTCACACCACGGCTGTACGACCCGGCCGCGCCGCCCTCCGACGAACCGCTCTTCCCCTTCACCGCGGGCAGCTTCGGCTCGGGCGCCAACATGGCCTTCCGCGCCCAAGTCCTCGCCTCCGTAGGCGGATTCGACCCCGCCACCGGCACCGGAACACCCGCCAGAGGCGGCGACGACCTCTACGCCTTCGTCCGGGTCCTGAGCGCGGGACACCGCCTGCGGTACACGCCGGGGGCGCTCGTCTGGCACCACCACCGGGAGACCTGGCAGGACTTGAGGAATCAGGCATACGGATACGGCGTCGGCCTCACCGCGTACCTCACCGCGCTCCTGGTCCGTCGCCCCGCGCTACTGCCCTCGCTCGTGCGGAAGTTGCCGCGCGGCCTCGCCCATGCCCGGGCGATCACCGCGTACCGGGCGGGGCCGGACGGGGGAGTGACCCCCGGCGCCCCACCGAACGGCACCGGCAGCGCGCCCGGCGCCCACGGCGCCCAGGCCCATCCCTGGCCGCGCAGCCTGTCGCGGCTGGAGCGCCGGGGGATGCTCCACGGCCCCCTCGGCTACCTCAAGGCGCGCCTGCGGCAGCGCGGGAGCAGGCCATGA